The genomic DNA CACAGAGTCTCATCGGTTGTCCAAACGAAGGGCTAACTTGTCCAAGTGGTTGGCATAAAACAACAAAACGAGTGTTTTGTATACAGATTTCTTTCCTAAGCTTCTAGAGATTTGATGTAATGTAAATTTTAAGACATCAATTTCCACCCGAGTAGGTTCATACATTTATTAAAACACTATCTTTGATTGGCTGGGACTGTCGTACTTCTTTTCGTCACAGCCAATCACGAAGTCTCTTTTGTAAGGTACAACCCCACTCAAATATCCACGGAGCAGTCGAAAAGCCAATTTgagattttttagttttttgcagttttccactaaattttcttctgcTTCAAGCCTGCTCAATTGAATCTTGAGCTAATCAAGTTCGATTTTTTTGGTGTACGGTCTGAGTAAacagcagaaaaagaaaaacaaaaaggaaaaaaaggaggaTTTACAGCAGATCCACTTTACTTTTCAATACTTTGACgatttggcagccattttgatctattttgtttgaaaagatACTATGGGATGCTccgggggcaaattaatatgcattTGCTCGCTGCGCACCCCATAACAGCTACTGAAACAATatgattcaaaatggccgccatatcGTCGACTTCctgccattttcgaaatatcaatattcagcttgatagtgaggtattgaggataaaaaaaaaaatagaaacaagttgcaatgaatgtgaaagatattagcatatcatccacttttctttatctttgtcctctaaagctgaattttaatatatcgaaagtgccCTCAATCAGCACATGTCAGGTGATCAATTCAATTAATCTAAGACAGAGAAAACTTAGTGGTCAACCTTAACGAAAAATAGCAAACATTTTGTGATCTACAACTGAAGTCACCCATTACATAAACGGTGAGGCTTCTTGTTTGTCAAATCACTGGAATAGATGTACTAATATCTGTGATGTGTAAAATATTCTACTTTTACATTTGCTGGGGTTCCACTTAAGACACAACCTTTAAATAAATGGATCATTCAAAGTACGAAACCATCATCACCCTTGTTACCTCAACACATTATAGTTTCCTTACGTAGTATCTATACACAGAGAAAGTCTTCTTTGAATGTCTGTACATCAGCAATAAAAATTTGGATGACCAGGATTACACCAGATGAGATCACACTTACTTTGATAAATATCAGAAAGAGTATCCTGCCTATTCTCCTAAACTTGATATGACTTGATTATTAATATAAATGTAATGAACTGTATCACTGACTCTACACTCTAGTTTACTTTTAAGTCAACAGTTCATTCCCTCTTACTGGAATCCTATTACTTTTAATAAGTATACGGTGTAAGTTGACATTGTAATTAATTTCCTACAAATAGAAGGTATACCACAGATTTCCAATGGAACTTTGCACATTCGTCTACCATGTTTAAATGATGATAAATGGGGATCTGTATTCTTAATTGTGTGGGAAGACACTGACACAATTAATGAGCCCATTTGGGCCCCTTTTGACAACAGCTGTGCACACTAAAATGCTGGTGCAAGGCTATTAAATTTTTAAGTTTCCCCTTACAAACATGTTATGGCCAAAATGCAGGGAAATATTGTACTTATCCAGGAGAAAAGATATTACCTTAGTGCAAAAAAAATTTGGCCATGTTGCCAATGAAGGTATgccaacgaaagaaactacacaCGGATATATTACAAATAGATGCTTATCAAAATGGAAGAGCTTGCAATCCTGGTCATACTTTAAGAGGACATGCTAACACGTGTCGAAGTTACTGTACGTGTAGTTACACAAAGACAAACTGAAAATTGCTTATTATTTGGCCTGCCTAGCAAGCATCCCTGTACCAGCAAAGAGCTGTGAGGTGATCTTTTCAGCAACATGGACATGCAAAAGTTGGGTCCCAACTTTCATATGGCCAGAATGCAGAAAAAAGTCACTTTGGAGCTGGTACATAAATGCTCTCTACACAAGCTATATATTCATTATTACAAAACAAATCTGCTGTCATTTACAACACAGAGAAAGCAACACTATATGGTACAAGTACATGacataataacaacaatatttcttttatgGATAAAAAGGGTTGTGTGTTTCAAAGAACAGTCTCCACTTCTTACTTGTAACCCttagtaaaatactaaaaccTAATTTACAATTATATCAttgcaattaattaattactaaATATGCATTCAAAAATAAGTTACCCACAGGATAAAAACAAGTCTTGGCAATTATTGCATTTGTACAGCAACTTTACATATGAAGGTAAATGTATTCACTTGAAGTACTCTTCAGCAGTTTGTAAAGGATATACACATAATGGCCGCTCTCTTTGACTAGGGGTAATTACTTGAAACATTTAATGTAATCTTGCAGTtctgaaaagtaaaaaaacaaacaaaaagggagatacaattaaatgaaaataaccAAAGGGCTTCCCAACACAATATGCCAAGAGACTTCAGTGCATTTAACGACCACGAGTGGCCTATTTCCACCAGGTGACAAACCACTGTTTTGCAAAGTGTACACGAGAGCCAATGGAATATAAAAGCCAAGACACAATTCTCCTTGTAATGTAATCTATTTGACCCTATATTTGTCTGACCTCCCAATGCACTTACTTAGCATCTTCATGATATTACCAGGCCCTATATGTCTTAAGTTCATTTTCTCAGATTGTACTGTAAGTTATCACATGGTGTGCATTTTTCCAGTTCAATTAATGAGGGAGTGAAAAgcataaggaaaaaaaattaaacttgctTTTAGCCTGGACCTGAGTTCGTAAAGTCAGCATTTTGTAACTTAATATTTAGGTCAGCACTGTCACTGTCTTCCTGTGGACAGATGACCTGTATAATTTTCATTAAAAGCTGAACAAGCAGAAGGATAGTATAAAGTAACAGGAGAATCACTTGAGAGAACAAAGCTCTGTTGAAACTACAATAGCCACTAAGAAAAAAATTTAGCAATCCTCAATGCCGAATGAACACACTGCAAAAGGGCCAGACCTAAGTTGTTCTTACCCAAGTCTATCCAAACGGAATTGATCCTCAGTGGCAGCATCTGTGAGCTCAGGCTCTTGACCAGACAGCATTTGAAAGCCTTCCACATCTAATGGATCAAGAACAACCTTTTGAAAAGGATCCTCATTTGAGTATATCCCTTCTGGGTCATCTCCACCAATATGAGCCATGGCTGTACTTATATCTTTAGCAAAGTCTGGTTTTTGACTCTCATCATCAATTTCAGTCACAATTAAATCAGGAACCCGTGAAGTGCCACCATAAAAATGTGCTAAGCTGGGCATGCCTTGTGGGATGCTTGTCGGTGTTTGTGACAGCAAACTTTGGAAGGGAAGTTGCATAGATGAATTTGACATTGGTCGATGCATTGAAATTTGTTCGAGTTGTTGTTGTAATGATTGTTGTAAGGTAGTTGGCTGCTGTGATGGCTGTTGCAGTTGATGTTGTTTAAAATAGAAGTCAGCATTAAGCACAGAAACTGGACTATTTGGAATGTTGCCAAAGAGAGGAGTTATGGGCGCCGAAGAAGTTGGAGATAATGTTGGTGAAGCACTGGTGGTTATTGGTGCATTACCATGCGAACTGTAATCATTATTTCCAATATTCCCTTGTGGATACAGCTGGAACTGTTGTAATCTGTCTTCAAGAGGAGAGAGATTTGCATCCATTACTGGCATATATGGGGATTTTCTGAATTGCTGTTGACTGCTGTGATGTCGTCTAGCCACAGGGTTCTGTCTTTGAGACATTGTAAAAGGCTGCGTTGGTGACAATGCTTGATTCACTTGTTCTTCTGGGTCGATGGGCGTTGGGAGAGGAGACGGGATGTGCAGGTTTGTCAGGTCAGGAAGTGAGCCACCAGTATTGGCAGCGCCAATCTGTAAGCTAGGACCTGTAGGTGTCATTTGCTCTGGTGTGGGGAACATCctaaaaacaagaatatttgtTAACGGTATCTTTCTCAGTAATAAATCATAGAGGACTTACAGATTTCACACTATTTTAACTACTTGCCCCTAAAGGGTTCCCCAGtgaccagtaaaataattcAGTGGCCATTTAAGAAGGTAAGGGGTTATTCCACACCTCTTCATGTTTTCTCAGAGTTCTTTAAGTAGACACTGCATACTTAAGTGATTGACAGCTTTATTACAGTCTTTTACTTTATTGGTTAATGTACCACTTTCGATccattaaaattcagtctaaaacaaaagacatcatctcaaggctctggggaataaatacatgtataaggatttgtacgagtttattcctcagagcctcaagatgatgccttttgttttggattaTTGTAGCATGACTTGTAACCCAAAGCTCAACAAAAGGTGGCCAGCTACCAAGAAAAGGCTGGTTTTCGGAAGGCAGTTTTTGTCACCCTCTCCTCCCTCCCCTCACAGTCGTTTCGTTATCTCGCCCACATCTATTCCATGCACTTCCAATAAGGTGTACGATACCCATTTCTGGCGACAACATCTACCGCCCGCGAGCAGGCCTTCGAGTGCCCTGATGTTTGTTTCACCATCTCAGTAGCTTTGTAACATGGTAAAACTTTTCTCAAGTTGGAGGGTTATTTACATGTATCGAGCCACATTTCGAAACACTTTGGTGTTCTTTTTGTCCACTAGGTTAATATTATTTCAAATAGGAAGATTTCATTTTCAACATGgctcaaataaaaacaaaaaaacttccTCAAGTAAACTGAAATACTTGTGTCACAAAATTCATCTAGTTTCTTTTTGTCCACTGCAACTGAAAAGAACTCTTACAAATATGACATTGACTTTTAGAAACATTAATttattacaatgtacatgtattccaTCAATCTGAATTTCAGCTCTTTAgccagaaatgaagaaaaatcacTTTTTAGGCATTGGAAATGGTACACAATCTTGACTTATACACGAGTAAATGTGGTAAGAAATACCCTGAATTTtggacaaaattatttttatggtaAAAATATCTGGCTTATCTACCCGTTTTTTGGCAATGCCCCTcctttaaaagagatttcttggTCAAAGGAGTCTTTGTGAAGTTTCACTTAATACATTAAATATATTTTGATgtggaatattttgtttcattttaggATATATCAACTTCACAATTTATTTGAACAGTGGAATGAACAATAAAACAAAGTTAGGGAGATCATCCCcatgaaaggaaagaaatgaaaaaacacAAATGCGACAATCTTACATTCCAGGGACTTCACACGACTTTGGCCTTGATGGGCTGCGAGCCTGGTACATGTAAATGAGAGAGATTTTCTTAAGAAAGAGCATAAGCTTGAATAAGaatcaattttaaaaattgtgaTTATTGCATCCAATTTACTTTTAAAACTCTTCTCAATTCATACATTTATATATTATTCATTACAGGATTTACAGGGTTTCACATAAATGCAAAAACCAGAAACAAGGATAACAAAATTGTTAAGCTGTAAAGTGAGATCtggcatttttgaaaaaaaaaattggagttACAATGGACCATTCACAAAAGTTAGAGGTTCACCCCTGCTATTGCAAAAATTTATTTCACCCCCAAAAATTACGTTTTGTTAAATGGCAGTCTACAAGGCCTGCTCATTCAAGCATTTACAAACAGGAGTCAactctttttgtgtttttgtttcaagCACTAATAGCCTACTCTGCCTCACCTTTCTCATTTCATTagatggaaatattttttctgaaaaagagGAATAATATCAATTATTGATATGTTAATCTCATCCAATGGGCAAGATAAACAGTGATGCTAAACAGTTTTAGAAAAACTGCAAAATCCATGCTTTGATAATGCTGCTTGCCAAGTTTCAAAGGCAAACTGCTTAAAAACTTATGTAATATTATTAAAATCAGAAGCAATATAAATTAAtggtaataatgataacaaaaaaTATCATAACCTGATGTACGAAACACATTTGACTTAAATGTATCTCAACGTGGCTGAAAAAGCGAGACACAACTGCTTCATGGGAAACATTGGCATGGCAATGGCATTGTGATGCAAGCAAGATGTCCTTAGTGAGTTCCCAGATAATTCCACCCATTCTCTTGTAAGAGTGACATGCAGATTTTACTCTACAGGTGTAATTCCAGACAACTATACTGGTCGATGGGAAAACCAAGCTTATGGGAGAAACGGTTGA from Montipora capricornis isolate CH-2021 chromosome 2, ASM3666992v2, whole genome shotgun sequence includes the following:
- the LOC138039191 gene encoding CREB-regulated transcription coactivator 3-like isoform X1, translated to MASPRRFADKIAKLKQNQEAGTRAFEDIMRLPVSRLETTRRPQHHQQIQSHYRGGSLPNVNFTLNAQKHLDLQNALHNLDDLRHSGTDRIHHRRFGGSRPVPFNSNNRFGRGGIDTSPYGCHLSPPQHLDQWRERRIASDSALHDSVMRAEVKPKEKIFPSNEMRKARSPSRPKSCEVPGMMFPTPEQMTPTGPSLQIGAANTGGSLPDLTNLHIPSPLPTPIDPEEQVNQALSPTQPFTMSQRQNPVARRHHSSQQQFRKSPYMPVMDANLSPLEDRLQQFQLYPQGNIGNNDYSSHGNAPITTSASPTLSPTSSAPITPLFGNIPNSPVSVLNADFYFKQHQLQQPSQQPTTLQQSLQQQLEQISMHRPMSNSSMQLPFQSLLSQTPTSIPQGMPSLAHFYGGTSRVPDLIVTEIDDESQKPDFAKDISTAMAHIGGDDPEGIYSNEDPFQKVVLDPLDVEGFQMLSGQEPELTDAATEDQFRLDRLGTARLH
- the LOC138039191 gene encoding CREB-regulated transcription coactivator 3-like isoform X2 translates to MASPRRFADKIAKLKQNQEAGTRAFEDIMRLPVSRLENALHNLDDLRHSGTDRIHHRRFGGSRPVPFNSNNRFGRGGIDTSPYGCHLSPPQHLDQWRERRIASDSALHDSVMRAEVKPKEKIFPSNEMRKARSPSRPKSCEVPGMMFPTPEQMTPTGPSLQIGAANTGGSLPDLTNLHIPSPLPTPIDPEEQVNQALSPTQPFTMSQRQNPVARRHHSSQQQFRKSPYMPVMDANLSPLEDRLQQFQLYPQGNIGNNDYSSHGNAPITTSASPTLSPTSSAPITPLFGNIPNSPVSVLNADFYFKQHQLQQPSQQPTTLQQSLQQQLEQISMHRPMSNSSMQLPFQSLLSQTPTSIPQGMPSLAHFYGGTSRVPDLIVTEIDDESQKPDFAKDISTAMAHIGGDDPEGIYSNEDPFQKVVLDPLDVEGFQMLSGQEPELTDAATEDQFRLDRLGTARLH
- the LOC138039191 gene encoding CREB-regulated transcription coactivator 1-like isoform X3 → MANPRKFAEKIALHKQKQEEERRAFEQVMKEVSMLETTRRPQHHQQIQSHYRGGSLPNVNFTLNAQKHLDLQNALHNLDDLRHSGTDRIHHRRFGGSRPVPFNSNNRFGRGGIDTSPYGCHLSPPQHLDQWRERRIASDSALHDSVMRAEVKPKEKIFPSNEMRKARSPSRPKSCEVPGMMFPTPEQMTPTGPSLQIGAANTGGSLPDLTNLHIPSPLPTPIDPEEQVNQALSPTQPFTMSQRQNPVARRHHSSQQQFRKSPYMPVMDANLSPLEDRLQQFQLYPQGNIGNNDYSSHGNAPITTSASPTLSPTSSAPITPLFGNIPNSPVSVLNADFYFKQHQLQQPSQQPTTLQQSLQQQLEQISMHRPMSNSSMQLPFQSLLSQTPTSIPQGMPSLAHFYGGTSRVPDLIVTEIDDESQKPDFAKDISTAMAHIGGDDPEGIYSNEDPFQKVVLDPLDVEGFQMLSGQEPELTDAATEDQFRLDRLGTARLH